A region of the Geomonas subterranea genome:
GACCGCTACATCCCGGACTTCGCCAAGGCGGGGAGCGATATCATCGTGGTGCACGCCGAGGCGACCAACCACCTGCACCGCACCATCCAGCTGATCAAGTCCCTGGGCAAGAAGGCGGGGGTGTCGCTCAACCCCGCGACGCCGCTGAGCGTGCTCGACTACGTCATGGAGGAGCTGGACCTGATCCTCCTGATGACGGTGAACCCGGGCTTTGGAGGGCAGTCCTTCATCGAGGCCTGCATCCCCAAGATCCAGGCACTGCGCGCGACCATGGACCGCAGGGGGATCGAGGCGGAGCTCGAGGTGGACGGCGGAGTCAAGACCGACAACATCGCCCGCATCGCCCATGCCGGCGCCGACGTCTTCGTGGCCGGCAGCGCCGTCTTTAACTCCCCCGATTACGCAGCCACCATCGCCGAGTTGAAGCGGCGGGCCAAGGAGCCGGTGCTCTGATAGCGGAGCAGGGACAGGAACGGCCGGGGTCTCCGGCCGCGATCAGGGAGAGGCTGAAGGCCTCTCTCGCCGCGCGCCGCCGCGTTCCCATGGAGGCCGGGCCGGTCCCCGCCGCCGTCCTGCTCCCCCTGTTCCTGAAGAACGGGGAATACCACATCCTCTTCACCAAGAGGACCACTCACCTCACCCACCACAGCGGCGAAATCTCCTTTCCCGGCGGGCGCTGCGAGGAAAGCGACCGGGACAGCGCGGATACCGCCACCCGGGAGGCCTGGGAGGAGGTCGGCATCGACCCCGCCGATGTCGAGATCCTGGGCGAGCTGGACGACTGCCACTCCATCCACAACTACCTGGTCACCCCCGTGGTCGGGATCTTCCCGGAAAACTACCTCCTCACCGTGAACGACGCCGAGATCGAACGCCTCATCGAGGTGCCGCTGGCGCACTTCTCCAAACCCGGCGTCTACCGTGTCGAGTACTGGGACCACAAGGGCTTCAAGAACTACCCCATGTACTTCTACCTTTACGGGGATGACGAGATCTGGGGGCTTACCGCCCGCATACTGAAGAACTTCCTGGACGTGTTCTGGGGGGTGGAACAGGCGGGCGAGGAGTCGGAGCAGTTTTAGCGTGCCCCGGCGAGTAGGCTCCGAAGGGGGACAGACACTCTGCGGAGCCAGTCCCCCCTTCAGCGGTCGGGCCAGCAGCATCCTGTGAAAGGGGGACAGGCACCTTGCGGAGCCAGTCCCCTTTCAGTTTCTAGCGCGGTCCGGGCAGCAGCATCCTCTTCAGGTCGATGGCGAGACGCTTCTGCTCCTTTTGCAGCACGAAGCCCCGCTCGAGCACCCCTTCCTCGATTCCCTTCATGTGCAGCGCCCCCCATGGAACCACCACGGTGTCATAGCGCTCCAGCGCCCGGTCCAGGTTGCCGAGCAGCACCTGGTTGCGGCGGGTCAGGATGTCGTCCATGATCACCTCCTGCATCTGCGGGGTGACGTTTCGCTCCGCCCACCGGTTCAGGTTGAGCGCCGCCTCCGCGAAGGACGGGGTTTTTTGCAGCTCCTTGCCCACCTGGTCGAGAAAGCGGAGGGTTTCGGGGCGGAAGGTGCTCAGGTCGGTGTCGGCCACCAGGATGTCCGGCTGGTTTCCCGCCGCCTTGTCCGGCTCCTGAAGCTCCTCCTGGTCGATCATCCTCCCTGGAATCACGACCTTTTCCTGCGAGGCGAGCCCCAGAAAGCCCGCCACCTCCCGGTAATCGAAATGGTGCCGCAGCACCTGCTTTTGGTCGGTCACCCCTTCCGCCAGCACCACGGTCCGGCCGCTGGCGGGAACCCGTGCCACGTCCTGGTAATACCCCTTCTCCCCGATATGGACCATTCCGGTCAGCCGCACCGTCTGGTTGCCCCGCCGGTACACCCGCTCGGCCAGATAGAGCCCGCGTGGCGTCACCCTGATGAAACCAGACGTGTTGGTGAGGGCCAGCGCGTCGGCCGCGAACAGGGACAGCGTCGCCAGTACGACGGGGAGGAGCACGACGTTGACGGCTATGAAGAGCATGGTGTTCTTCGCGCCGAAGAACGGCCCCTCGAAGCGCCAGGGGGGGAGGGTGAGCCCCGGGTCCTTGCCGTCGCGATAGCGCGCGATCATGAGGGGCGGGACGCCGAGCTGCAGTGCTGACATCAAGATCGCGTAAAGCTTGGAGCTTCCGAGGGCGGGGAGGAGCCAGGCCGCCAGCGGGCAGATGAACAGGAATGCTATCAACGGGACGAAGAGCTTCTTGGGGAGGCGCCGGTCGATTCCCAGGCAGAGGTAGAGGATGACGGCGAGGAGCAAGACCGTGTTGGCCACCTGCATCCTGAACATGGTGAGTTGGACCACCGGGGCGACCAGCGAGGAGAGTTCGTCCAGGACGGAAAGAAAGCCGTCGGCGAAGAAAAGGATCAGGAAGATGTTGGCGAGGGATCTCATGGTGCTCCGGGGGTAAGGGTGGCGTGGCTGCAGGCGTCGCGCAGCGGGCAGCCGTCGCAGCTGGGCCTTTTGCGGCAATGGCGCTTGCACTGTTCCACGATCAGTGCGTGGTACTCGTTGAACAGCGGGACCTCGTGCGGCAGGTGGTTCATGAAAAGTGAGCGC
Encoded here:
- the rpe gene encoding ribulose-phosphate 3-epimerase gives rise to the protein MKKIAPSILSADFARLGEEIKAIETAGADYVHIDVMDGQFVPNITIGPLIVEAARRVTTLPLDVHLMIVDPDRYIPDFAKAGSDIIVVHAEATNHLHRTIQLIKSLGKKAGVSLNPATPLSVLDYVMEELDLILLMTVNPGFGGQSFIEACIPKIQALRATMDRRGIEAELEVDGGVKTDNIARIAHAGADVFVAGSAVFNSPDYAATIAELKRRAKEPVL
- a CDS encoding NUDIX hydrolase, translated to MEAGPVPAAVLLPLFLKNGEYHILFTKRTTHLTHHSGEISFPGGRCEESDRDSADTATREAWEEVGIDPADVEILGELDDCHSIHNYLVTPVVGIFPENYLLTVNDAEIERLIEVPLAHFSKPGVYRVEYWDHKGFKNYPMYFYLYGDDEIWGLTARILKNFLDVFWGVEQAGEESEQF